One Cystobacter ferrugineus genomic window, GATGCGGAACGTCTCCCAGGTGAGGCGATTCCAGGTGGCGGCGTTCAGCGTGGAGCCGCCCCCGTTCACGGCCTGGAAATACTGGCCGTTTCCCGCGCGAATGAAGATCGTGTCCCCACTCTCGAGGGCCCCGCCGTTGATGTCCTCGAGCGTGAACTTCTCCCACTCCAGCGCGGCCGTCGCCGTCGCGGTGACCGCGCCGCCGCCATTGTCTTGAGCTCCAATATATTGGCCGCCGAGCACCGTTTTGAAACTCACGCCCGAGGTGAGCAACGCACTCGAGGAGGTCTCTGTCGTGTCGTCTTGGCCCTCGGACGAACCGCCCGCCGGGTCGCACGCGCTCGTGAAGAGCAGGATTGCGCTCGCGGCATGAAGGAGACGCCTTGAATTTCTGCGATGGAGCATGGAGCCTGCCTTGATTGGATTAGGGTGGAGTCTTGCCACCCGCCTAGAGGCTCTTGCGGCGATATTCGGGTCACCAGAATCGACAGGGGGCGCCCTGAATCCCACCACTTCATCGCCAGCACGAAGTGCCTGACACCTTCTCGGCAGACACCCTCTCGGGCCCACGGAGGGCTCATCTGGGTGGAGAGTTCGCCCGGGGTCCGGACGACGTTCACGATGGAACTGCCGCTCGACCCCTGAATCCGCCGCTCACCTCGCCCTCGCCCCCCCCCCCGCGGGCCCTGGTGCCCCAGGAGGGGTGGGCCGGACTGTTGCTGGAGGTCCACCGCTCCGCGCCGCGGGACTTTGACACCCTTTAGCGCTGCTCAGCAGGTGCGCTTGATCTGGCCGGTGTCGCAGTTCAGCTTGCGTTGGCAGATCTGGCAGGCCGGGTCGGTGCTCGCCGGATCCTGGTAACAGCTCCAGAGCGACGGGTCGGTTCCGGTAGAGGAACAGGACGCATCACCGACGTCGAAGTAGCCAACCTGGATGCCGATCTTGATGCAGCGGTCCGCGCCGCTGAAGACGTGGTTGTTGATGGTCGCCGGAGTGTTGTAGCAGGCCTCCGTCGAGGACTGTCCCTCGGGGACACCGGTCAGCCAGCCGGTGTAGGTGCGAAACCCGTCGCACTTGCATTCTTCCGCGGGAGCAATGGCGTACCAGTAGGGGTCGGCGCTCGCGGTGGTCGCCGACAGGGTCAAGGCCAGGACCGCACTGAGGAATGTCTTGCTCATCAGGTTCTCCGGGTGGGTGTTGCGCGAGGCCAGAGGCCCGGCCTCGTGGTGCGCGGTACGCTACAGCGCGGCACGCGCGCGCACCTCGATCCTACCGTGAAACGCTCCGCCGGTGTTGTTCGAGCAGGTCCTGGGCAGTGTTTCTCATGGAGGTCCGCCCCCCGCGTCGGCCCCAGCGGGGCACACGTCCGGCGGAGAGCCCTCGAGGCGGCAGTATTTGGCCAGGGTCTCACAGTACCTGCTCATCCCCTGGGCACAGGCTTCGCCCCATCGCCTGGCGAGGACCCTCATGTCCTGGTCCGTCTCCGCCACCTCGCGCTGCTTGGGTGAGAGTTCCTGCCATTGCGCCTCGTTGAGCGCCTGGAGTGCCTTGGCCCGCTGCCTCAGCCGGGCCACGGCCCCCACGTCCCCGAGCCCCTCGGCGATGTCCGCGGCGAGGGTGCAGTACTTGGGGGGGATCCCCTGGGGCGACAGCATCTGCTCGCAGATGTGCTCCAGACAGGGTCGGACGGCGGCGTAGAAGCCCAGCTCGGTGCTGGGGCTCCAGGGGCGCTCGGACCAGGGCACGGCGACCTCGGGACATGCCAGACGGTAGGAGCGGGTCACCGTCTCCATTCCGGGCTCTCCCCTGATCAGCGGCAGGACCTCCTGGCACAGCGGCGAGGACTTGACGCCCAAGGAGGATTCGCCCGCGTCGGCGCTGGCCGGGAGCTCGCACATCCGGCTCATGCACTCCATGCTGATGAGTTGGGCGGCTAGCTGGGAGGGCCGCTCGGCCTGACCCCAGCTGATGGCGGCGAAGCGCGGGCAGAGTTGCTCCACCTGGGCCCGGAACTGCTCCTTCGACACTCCTGGGGTCTCCAAGGGGGCATGGCCCTGGGTGTCATCGGAGGGCGGCTGGAAGGGTTGGCGCGAGGGAGGCCGGGAGGCCCACACGCCGAGCCCGATCAGCACCAGGGTTCCTCCTACCAGGAGCAGCGAGAGCCACCAGGAGGAGCGTTGCCCCGGCGCTGGAGGGGGAGGAGTGGGCGGCTTCTTGCCTCCAGAGCGCGACCTGGAGCGGGCGGCGAGCGCCAGGGGCAGCAGCAACACCAGGGTGGAGGGCCACGAAGTGGGGTCGGCCGGGAGCGAAATCATGGCGGGAGTGTATGCCCCAGAGCAGGCAGAGAAGGTGTCAAAGAACTTGTTCAGTGGGCACAGGAGAAGACCTCCAGCGCGAAGCTCCCGCGCGGCAGCCCGGCCCAATCCAGCCGAGGCTTGCGCTCCTTGTTCGGCTCCTGCCTCGCCGCTGCCTCAGCCGGCTCACTTGCCCCTTCCGGCTTTGACTCTGCCTCCGTTTGAGGGAACCCTGCGCAAGTGGTCCTCGCGTCTCTGGAGTCTCTGGGGAGCCTCCGACATGTCACTGACACGTCATTGATCGGTCAACCGAGCCTGGATGACAGAGGGCCTCGCCTCGCCCAGAGCGCGGCAGCAGCCAGCACATCAGGCATGGCGTGTGCATGCTTCGAGATACGCATAAAAGCTTCAAATGACCGTGGAGGCGATGTCATGGAACCGACGAGTTTGATCAGTGGTCTCGAGGCGGTTGTCAAGGCGGTGGGGTTCATCGTAGAGCACAGCAAAAGAGGCAACCCACTGTATAAAAAGATATACAAAGATTCCGTACTGACCTTCAAGGGGACAGACACGAGGGGCGGGCTCTCTCCCGAATACTCCGAGTGGTACTGGATCCCTGAGAATTTGGAGAAAGACTCAAAAAAATTCATCTTTCGGGATATCTACTTCTACCTGCCGACCCAACAGAATTCAAAACAAGTGAATTGGCTGCAGAGTATCTTGAGTAAGGACACGATTACGCTGCAAGACTTCTCGAACTGGTTCGAACTGCTGGAAGATGCGTCCGATGTCCTTTTCAAGAATGTGCATTTGTTTGAAAAGGTTGCGGAATCGAGGCTCTTTTCCATCCAACCAGGCACACTGAACCGTTATCTCCATAAGCATGCCTATGTCGTGCTGTTCGACAATGGGCAGAAAATATCCGACGCTGGGATGGAGAAGGTAAGAGAACTCGGGAACGCGGGTTTGTTGGCGAGTCTTACCGCTGCTACAGGATCGCCGAGCTTCCTGCACGCGCCGAATGGCGACTTCTCGAAGGCTCACCCGGACACGATCATCAACTACACCACCTGGGATGGCTCGAACTGGACCGCCAGGTTCGACGGCACTCGTTTCGTTCATGCGCCGAATGGCGACTGGTCAAAGTCGAGGGCCGACACCATCATGAATTACGTCAGCGTGGACGGCGGCAAATGGACTGTGCGGCTGGAGCAGCGTAATTTCCTTCACGCGCCTCAGGGAAACTTCGCGCGTGCCCATTCGAGCGACATCATCACCTATAAGGCCTGGGGTGGCTCGAACTGGACCGCTCGCCTGGTCTGGTGACGCCGCGTCCCGCTGCGCGGGCCAGAGGAGTTCTGGCGCGCGTCCTGGCCCAGCATCAAGGGTGTGACGTACCGCCCTGGCCTCCTCGGAACATTCCAGCTCACGAAGAGGCCAGAACGGTGTCGGGCGGTGGAAGCCTCGTCAGAGGTGGCTGCTCAGCGCGCTCATCTGGGGCTTGTCCACGCCGCTCGCCGGCTCGAGCGAGAAGAAGTAGTTGCCCCACCAGGGACCACCTGCCCAGTACGTCCACCCGAGGTAGACATCCGAGTTCGCATCGACGTGGTCCAGGATGTTGTCGAGGGCGCTCAGGCAGACCGAGTCTGTTCCGCCGGCGAACTCTCCCAGGAAGCCCTTCTTGCCGTTCGCGCGCAGCCAGTTCGTGAAGGCCTGCATCCGCTGTGCGCCGATGGTCGTGCTCACACAGGAGGACTGGGTGCCCGAGGAGTCGCTGTCCAGGTACTGATGGGCCTCGAAGGCGTAGTTGTTGCGGGGATCCTTGATCTGCAGCATCACCGTGCCGTTGGGCGTGCCGTACCAGTTGCTCGTCCACGAGTGAGCACCGGTCCACGCGTTGCCCGGCACGAGGATGAGCTGGGTGGCACCGGTGTTGCGAATGGCCTGGATGGCGGCGTTGGCCGCCGCCAGCCACTGCTCCGTGGGCATGCTGTGGGGCTCGTTCATGAGGCCGAAGATGACCTTCGTGTTGCCCTTGAACTCGTTGGCCAGGCGCGTCCAGAAGTCGGCGAAATCCGCGTTGGGAATACCCGAGCCGATGAGGGCACCGTTGTAGCGAGCGTAGTTGTGCGGATCCAGGATGACGACCGCGCCCTTGCCGGTGAGCCGGTTCACCGTCGTCTTCAGCCGGCTCAGCTCCGTGGCGTCGAAAGCGGCATTGCGCGTCCTCTGCAGCCGCTCCCACCTGAAAGGCAGGCGGAACGTCGTCATGCCCTTGTTGATGTAATAATCCGCCGTGGTGTAGTTCGTGTAGGCGGGATCCGGGTAGACGTAGTCTTTGCCGTGTGTGCCCGGAATCGCCGAGCCGAACTCGGCACTCGCGAGGTTGATCCCACGGTACGGCAGGGGTCCGGCCAGCGTGTCCTCATTCACGCGGGTCTCCGGCTCCCGGGTCACGGACTGCTCCTCGAGCGGTCCACCACAACCCCAGAGAAACGCCCCCAGGGTGAGCCATCCCATCATTCGGGTGTTCTTCATATGTGGTTTTCCTCCAACTTGTGGGATGGGCAATGTGTGACCAATCCAAGATGAGGTCAAGCAAATTGAGGAAAACAATACTACCAGTGATTTGGAGCCTGTTTGGTGGGTGGATGGAAATGCAAGCCAGCCTGTTTCCAGCCTCTTTCAATGTTTATGGTGGAATTGCCCGCGGCGGAGCTGGAACTCCGCGGACGAGTGTTCTGGCGTGAGGGTGCGGACGACTCGAGGGCTGCTTGGGGGCCTACGGGAGGGGGAGCCGTCCTGGGCTCCCGAGATGCGCGAGCACTGCGTCCGCGACCCTGCCCGAGGCTTCCCGCGCGGGGAAGTGACCGACACCGTTGAGCACGAGTCGCTGGTGGGGACCGGTGAAGAACTTCTCCTGTCCCTCGGAGTCCGCCGGTGCGTCGCAGGAGTCGGCGCCACCCTGGAGCATCAGCGTGGGCGTGCCGAGTGTCTCCACAGACCGAAGCCGCTCCTGGAGGGCGTCGTAGGGCGGTCGAACGGCTCGGGCCACCAAGCGCCAGCGATAGGCGTTCAAGGTCACGTCCGCCCAGTCGGGGTTGGCGAAACTCTTCGCTGTCTCCTCGAACTCGGAGTCATCTAACCAACCTGGCGGGCTCCACGTGTCCCACTGGATGCGGGCGAAGCCCTTCGGGTCCGCGCGAACGGCCTCGGCGCCCGAGTCCAGGCACATGAACCACTGGTACCAGAACAGGCGCGATTGCGAGAAGGAGGGCAGCTTGAACTCGCCGCGTGCCCCCAGTCATGCCCCACGACGGCGAAGCGCTGGAGTCCCAGCGCGTTGGCGAAGTCGATCGCGTCTCGCGCGAGCGCGACGGCACGACCGTCGCGGAACGTCTCGGAGGAGAGGACGCGTGTCGGGCCGGAGCCCCGGAGGTAGGGCGCGAGCATGCGGTAGCCGGCTGCGTGGAGCCGTGGTGCGACGTGTCGCCAGCCTCGTACGTCATCCGGCCAGCCATGCAGGAGCAGGAGCACCGGTCCATCCACGGGTCCGCCTGCCTCGTAGGCGATGTCCAACAACTCGGTCCTGATTCGTTCCATGCGCCTGCGGCATAGCGAGTCGGCCCCTTGGCGTCCACGGTGGGAATTGCGTCCCGTGCCTTCCATGTAGACTGGTACTCTCTCAGGGGGGCGTGTGGCCCCATCGTGGAGATGGATCGATATGAAGCTCGGGTGGTGGGTCGTGGTGGCGGCACTCGTGCTGGCTGGCTGCAAGTCCGAGCGAGAGAAGTACCTGGAGGGAGTGGAAGCGGAGTGGCAGCGGCTCACGGCCAATGAGCCCGCGGCGAACATCGAGCGGGTGCGCGCCTACGAAGCCTTCCTCACGCGCTATCCCGAAGCCAGCCCCCATGGCAATCCCCACACAGAGGAGGCTCGGCGCCGCATGGGCGAGGCCCAGGCCCGGCTCGACGCGGAAGCGAAGCTCTTGCAACTCGTCCAGCAGCGGCGCACCCAACTCCTGCCACTGCTCTCCGACACGATCTTCTCGCTGGCGGGCGGTGCTCGGGATATCGGGCGTGACACCCATCTCATCCATTTGGTGAACCGGGGCGTGCACCTGGTGCGCCGGGGGGTGGTTCGTACGGCCAATTGGGTGGTAGCCCGCGAATTGCCTCCGCTGAGCCGGCTGCGCGCGGTGATGGGGGCTGCCATTCATGACAAGAAGCGCCGTGCGTACAACCCAGAGTTGCTGCGCGAACTGCTCGAGGCTGCCTACCTTCCGCCGGGTACTCCCCTGCTCGGCACCACGACGGACGAAATCTTCCCGGTGTTCCGCCGTCGCCTCCGAGTGGAGATGCAACTCCACGACTGCCTCGCCGAGCTCGTTGCTCCGCGCATCCCTGAAATCGAGCGCGAGTTCACCACCGCGCTCAAGTCCAAGTCCACGCGCCGCTGGCTGGATGACGAGCCCGCCGAACCCGGTGGATGGCACTCCGAACACGCGTGGGATCGTTCCTGGTGGGAGCATCCCAAAGACAGACGCTCCTTCTACGCCTGGGTGTATTACGAACGTCGGGTCACCTACGTGTGCGGCATCGCCCCCGGGGAATCCTCCCCCTCGGAGGTGGGCTTCTGGATCCGCCGCTTCGAGGATGGCACCGCGCCTGTGCTCGCCGGGTCTCTCAAGCGCGTCCTGAGCGCCTATGACGGGGATTGGTTGAAGTCGCTCGACCCCTCGTTCGCCCATCCCAAGGTCGCCTATCTCGGGGACAAAGCGGTCGAGTACTTCGGTGCGCGTCGGAGGACGGACCCCGCCCGGTTCGAACTGGTCTTCCGCGATTGGAATGACAAGCCCGTGGGGGAGGACGGCGAGCAGGAAACCCCAGAGGAGCAGACCGTCCCAGAAGGTGACCCGCTCTGGTTCGAGGAACCGGGATCTCGTCCTGAGTATCATGACGGGAAGACGGGGGACCGGCTCATTCGCCTCGAGGTCCAACTGCGCAGGTTGTTCTTCACGGAGGACAGCAATCAGTTGCTCGCCATCTTCGAGGACCGGCTGGACTGGTTGAACGTGGAGACGATGCGTAGCGGAGAACTGGTGCGGAGCGCACGGAGCATACCGACTCCCAGCGGGACGCAAGTGTACGGCGTGGTCCTCAGCCGTGATGGGCTCACCTTGGCAGTGCAGTACCGGGAGTTCATGAGGCTGGTGGAGATGAATCTGCCGGACGCAGAAGCAAGCGAGAAAACCTCGCGGTTGGAATTCCGACTCGACCCCATCGCAATCAACGCGGACGCCACGATCCTGGCTGGCTTTGGAGCGAACCAAACGATGGAGGTGCACTTCCTCGGTGCGGCCGAGAGTCCTGAGCGGAAGGTGGTGCAACTGCCGCTCAAGCCGTTGCCGCTCAAGCCGTCAATGATCGTGCTCCATCCCACGCTGCCATTGCTCGTCGTTGGCCAAGGGCAGCCCGTGCTGTGGGACTTGAGCACGGGCGAAGAGATTGGCACGGCAGAGGGAGATAGTCTGTCGGATGAGGCGTTCGATGCGGAGGGCAAGCGGTTGTTCACGGTGAGCGGGGAGTTCGCCACGGAGGATGACGAGAGCGAGGGGATCCTCTCTCGCTTCGATCCAAAGACCCGGACGTTCACCGTCGAGAAGCGATTCAAGGGGGTTCGCTCAGGCCACTGGCTGCCGAAGGGACGGCTTCTGCTGCGTGAGGGGGACGTCTTCCGGGTGGTAGATGGCAAGACGTTCCAGACGGTCGGTCGACCGGTGCACGCGGATGGCTTCTCCGCAGCCTCTCCGGATGGGCGCTGGCTACTGCTGGATCTGGAGGACGATATGCTGCTCTGGTCCCTACCGGCTCCCGAACCCGAGGTGGAAGAGGCGGCAGACGCTGGCACTCGGATCGACGCAGGGGACGCTGGCACTTAGCTCGACGCTGGGTACGTAGGCACTCAGACCGAGGCGGCAGACGCTGGCTCTCAGCCCGATTCCGGGGACTCAGGAGCGTAGAAGCTGGTTCAAGGCCTCTGGCTTCCAAGTTCAAGCCACGTGAATTCCGCTATCGCAGGAAGTGGTCCTGGGTAGTGCCTTGGTGTGGTCCTTCACGGCCATGGCTCGGACAGTCAAGAGAGCAGGATGGGTCTCAACCCGATGAGCAATCCGTGCGGTGTTAAGCCACCCGGAGATCGTCTACGGTGCTTGGCTCAAGCATTCCACGCTCGCTCGCTTCGGAGACGAATTGCTCGAAGGTAGCGGAACGTGGCCGCCGCAGGGCTTCTTGGACGTTGTTATCTGGCAAGTCGCCCACCCGCTCGCGCAGATCGCGCCGTTCATCGTCCCAAGCTGACTCAACATGGTCGCGGACATCTTCTCGGTACTGCCACCACCTGGAGTCGCTTCGGAATGTATCGAGCATTTGCTTGGCGTTGGATTCCTCCAGGCAATTGAGCAAATGGGTCATCGCAACCCTCGGACTCAGGCCAAAGGTGGCGGCCACATCCTGGGCGGCATCCCAGTACCAGTCTTTTCCTCGGGGGTAGGCACCCGCCAATTGCTGCACTTCATCG contains:
- a CDS encoding alpha/beta fold hydrolase; translated protein: MEGTGRNSHRGRQGADSLCRRRMERIRTELLDIAYEAGGPVDGPVLLLLHGWPDDVRGWRHVAPRLHAAGYRMLAPYLRGSGPTRVLSSETFRDGRAVALARDAIDFANALGLQRFAVVGHDWGHAASSSCPPSRNRACSGTSGSCAWTRAPRPFARTRRASPASSGTRGARQVG
- a CDS encoding DUF4751 family protein, which encodes MEPTSLISGLEAVVKAVGFIVEHSKRGNPLYKKIYKDSVLTFKGTDTRGGLSPEYSEWYWIPENLEKDSKKFIFRDIYFYLPTQQNSKQVNWLQSILSKDTITLQDFSNWFELLEDASDVLFKNVHLFEKVAESRLFSIQPGTLNRYLHKHAYVVLFDNGQKISDAGMEKVRELGNAGLLASLTAATGSPSFLHAPNGDFSKAHPDTIINYTTWDGSNWTARFDGTRFVHAPNGDWSKSRADTIMNYVSVDGGKWTVRLEQRNFLHAPQGNFARAHSSDIITYKAWGGSNWTARLVW
- a CDS encoding glycoside hydrolase family 5 protein; the encoded protein is MKNTRMMGWLTLGAFLWGCGGPLEEQSVTREPETRVNEDTLAGPLPYRGINLASAEFGSAIPGTHGKDYVYPDPAYTNYTTADYYINKGMTTFRLPFRWERLQRTRNAAFDATELSRLKTTVNRLTGKGAVVILDPHNYARYNGALIGSGIPNADFADFWTRLANEFKGNTKVIFGLMNEPHSMPTEQWLAAANAAIQAIRNTGATQLILVPGNAWTGAHSWTSNWYGTPNGTVMLQIKDPRNNYAFEAHQYLDSDSSGTQSSCVSTTIGAQRMQAFTNWLRANGKKGFLGEFAGGTDSVCLSALDNILDHVDANSDVYLGWTYWAGGPWWGNYFFSLEPASGVDKPQMSALSSHL
- a CDS encoding alpha/beta fold hydrolase, whose protein sequence is MCLDSGAEAVRADPKGFARIQWDTWSPPGWLDDSEFEETAKSFANPDWADVTLNAYRWRLVARAVRPPYDALQERLRSVETLGTPTLMLQGGADSCDAPADSEGQEKFFTGPHQRLVLNGVGHFPAREASGRVADAVLAHLGSPGRLPLP